One stretch of Synergistaceae bacterium DNA includes these proteins:
- the csrA gene encoding carbon storage regulator CsrA: MLVLSRRLNESIQIGEDVEITVIDVRGDVVRLGINAPKKTQIWRKELWDAIVEENRKAAKVADTPSTAPVVTPQLPVSTFSKLSKLKTVRLKKPSE, encoded by the coding sequence GTCGATACAGATCGGCGAGGATGTTGAAATCACGGTCATCGATGTGAGGGGGGACGTGGTGCGCCTCGGCATCAACGCCCCCAAAAAAACACAGATTTGGCGCAAGGAGCTGTGGGACGCTATCGTGGAGGAAAACAGAAAGGCGGCGAAAGTCGCCGATACTCCCTCCACGGCCCCGGTGGTGACTCCTCAGCTCCCCGTCTCCACTTTCTCTAAGCTCTCCAAGCTCAAGACGGTGCGTCTCAAAAAGCCGAGCGAATAG